GGCGAGGAAGTCCTGTGCCCGGTCGGGGAACGCGAGGTAGGCCGCGCCGAGGAGGGCCGTGATCGAGCCCAGGATGATCGGGCCCACCGAGGACCAGCGCGCCGCGAGCAGCACGATGATCGCCGCGAGCAGCCCGGCGCCGAGCTCGACGTAGGCCCAGACGTTCACCGTCTCGCTGTGCTCGATGCTCCACGAGAGGCGCTCGCCGCCGTCGGCGAGGAGGTACCAGGCCACGGGCACGAACACGAGCGAGACGAGCACGACCCACCAGTGGGCGGCCGCGCGGGACTCCGGCCCCTCGTTGAAGCCCTCGAACGGGTCGGCCGGCTCTGCGGGCTCCGGGGGGCTCACGTGGGCCACGGGCGTCGAGGGCATGGACCGGGTCGCGGGCACGGCACCGATCGAGCCGATGCCGCCGGCCGGGGAGGCCGGGAGCGGGGTGACCGGACCGGTCGGGGTGTGCGCGGACTCCTCCTCGGCCAGGAGCTCGGTGGAGCCCGGGCCGAAGGCGGTCGTCGCGGGCCCGGAGTCCTCGAAGGTCGAGGCGGGCTCCTCCTCGCCGGGGACGCCGGCCGGATCGCTCCCGCCCGCGGGATCGCCGCCCTCGTCGCGGCTCGGCCCGAACCGGCGCGCGCGTTCCTGCCGGAGGGCCTCGTCGTCCTCGGCACTCGGTGCGGCGGTGGTCTGCGGTGTCCACGGGGCCGGGGCGTGCTGCTCCCGGTCCTCGGCGTCCCCGCCCTCGGGGCGCTGCGACATCTCGGGGCCGGTGCCGGCCACGGATTCGGGGGGTGCGGGTGTGACGCGTGCGCCGCTGTAGGAACTGAGCGGATCGTTCGGCTCGGACATTCTGCCTCCAGTGGACTGAGCGTAGGCACCACGGTAGCGAGGAGCCCGCGCGGGGTGAGGAGCCACGCCGTCCGGTGCCTGTGTCCGCCCACCTGTCCGCCCACGTGTCCGCCCCCGTGTCCACAAGGTGCGCGGCCGTCCACAGGCGGGGCGGGCGACCGTGACGCGCGGACGGGAAGGCGTCAGGGTGGTCCGAGACGACGGGGAGGACGAGATGGCCGAGACACCGGTGGCGCTGCGGAGCGAGTCGGCGGAGACGATCGAGGCGGTCCGGGCCGTGCTGGCGGTGGCCGGGCTGCCGGTCGCGGTCTATCCGGACCATGCCGATCCTCCGGCGGAGGTCGGCCTCGCCCTCGACGGCGCCGATCGGGCGGACGAGCGCTGGCGCCACGCCGGCAACCGATCCGCCCGGGTGGGGACTCGTGAGATCGAGGCCGGCACCCTCGTCCTCCCGGCCGGGGCCGATCGGCTCCTCGCCCTCGCCCGCGCGGCCAACCGGCGGGTGCGGGCGCGAGTCGTCGGGGTCGTCGGTGCCGCGGGGGCCTCGGGGCCTCCGCCCTCGCCGCGGTCCTCGCTCGGGTGAGCGCGGCCCAGGCGTTGACGGTCGCGCTCGTCGACGGCGCGGACGGCGCCCCGCTCGAGGTGCTCCTCGGGATCGAGGGCCATCCGGGCCTGCGGTGGCCCGACCTCGTGGGGGCGGGATCGATCGACCCGGGCGAACTCGCGAACGCCCTCCCGGTGTGGATGGGAGTGCGGGTGCTGAGCACCGACACCCGGCCGGCCGCGCTCACGGCGAATGCGGACGGGGTGATCATGGCGCTGGCGCAGTCCCACGATGCGGTCGTCCTGGATCTGCCGCGGCATGCCGTGGCGGCCGGAGTCGCCGGGCAATGGTGCGACGTCGTGCTCGTCCTCACCACTCCCGACGGCCCCGCCGCGGCCGCAGCTCGGCGCCTGGCCGAACTCGTGCGCGGGCAGGACGCGCGACTCGTGGTGCGCGGGCCGATCCGCGACGGCTTCACCCCCGCGGAGATGGCCGAGTTCTGCGGGCTCACGCTCGCCGGCGCCATGCGCACCGAACGATCGCTTCCCGCGGCGATGGAGCGGGGACTGGCGCCGGGGGAGGCGAGTCGTGGCCCGCTCGTGCGGCTCGCTCGCGGGCTCGTGCGCGACCTGCACCTCTCGGACTGAGTGCCGTGTCGCCGCCGCAGGGCCCCCGGGAGCTCGAGGGCATCCGGGAACGCCTCGTGAGCGCGGGCGGGAGCCTCACCGGCGCCGTCCGGGCCGCGCCTGCCCGCAGCGATGCCGCGACGTGGGGGCTGCTTCGCGACGCGGCCGCGGAGATCCACGGGGCCGGCCGGATCGTGCAGCCGCTGCTCGACGATCCCGCAGTGACCGACGTGCTCGTCAACGGCGAGGCCGCGATCTGGGTGGACCGCGGCCGCGGCCTGGAACGGACCGGCACCCGGATCGAGGACGCCCGCGGCTTCGCCGTGCGGCTCGCCACGCTCGCGGGTCAGCGGCTCGACGAGGCGGCCCCGATCGTCGACGGACGCCTCCCGGACGGCACTCGCCTGCACGCGGTCCTGCCGCCGCTGGTCGACGGCGGCGTGCACATCAGCCTGCGCACCGGCAACCGCCGGGCGCGGCGCTGGCAGGACCTCATCGCGGCCGGATTCCTCCATCCTCGTCTCGCGGAGATCGTCGACCGGCTCCGCAGCCGCCGCGCGAACATGCTCGTCTCGGGAGCCGCGGGCGTGGGCAAGACGACCCTCGTGGCCGCGGTCCTCTCCCGGGTGCCGAGCAGCGAGCGGATCGTCATCATCGAGGAGGCGGCCGAGCTCGCCCCGGACCATCCCCATGTCGTGCACCTGCAGGGGAGGCCGCCGAACGTGCAGGGTGCGGGTGCCGTGGCGCTGGCCGATCTCGTGCGCGCGGCCATGCGGATGCGTCCCGACCGGCTCGTGCTCGGGGAGTGCCGCGGCGCGGAGGTGCGGGAGGTGCTCTCGGCGCTCAACACGGGTCACGACGGCGGGCTGGCCACCGTGCACGCCAACGCCGCGACCGACGTGCCGGCCCGGCTCCTCGCCCTCGGCGCGCTCGCGGGCATGGAGGCCGCGGCCGTCGCGGCCCAGGCGACGGCCGCGATCGATGCGCTCGTGCACCTGCGCCGCGATTCGTCCGGCCGGCGGTACCTCGACCACGTGGCCACCTTCACCGCCGACTTCCGGGCCGAGCGGGCCGTGACCGTGACCGCCGCCGGGCTGCGCTACGGGCCGGGGTGGCAGGCGCTCGCCGCACGACTCGACGGGGTCGATGTCGGCGCCGGTCACAGGGCCGATGGCGGGGTCGATGGCGGGGCCGATGACGCGGGCGTTGCGCCGGCCCCGGGGGGAGGGTGACATGGGCGGGTCCGCATGGCCGGCCTGGGCCGCGATCGTTGCCGCCATGAGCCTGTGGGCCGTACCGGGGGTGCCACGGGCCGCCCGCTCGATGCGGCGCGCGCGGAGCCGGTGGAGCCTCGCCCGGATGCTCGAGAGCCACCTCCGGGCGGTCCGGCGGGCCCGATCCACCGGACGGCCCGAGAACGAGGTGGGCACCGTGCTCGTCGCGGTGGCGGCTCGGCTGCGGGCCGGGATGGCGCCGGAGGTCGCCTGGCAGCGGTCGTTGCGGGGTGCCTCGCCGCCGGTGGCCGAGGCGCTGCGCGCCGAGCTGACGGGCGTGGACACCCGGAACACGCGGCGCCGGGGCGGCCGGTCCCGCGGGGCCGCCGTCCGGACCGCGGTGGACTCGGCGATGGCCGCCCGAGAGGTGGCCGCCGGTCTCGGGGCCGAGCTCGCCGTGGTCCTCGACGCCTGCGCCGACGGGATCGAGGAGGCGGGCCGGGCGGCCTCCGATCGGGCCGGAGCGCTCGGCGGTCCGCGGGCCACGGCCCGGCTCCTCGGCTGGCTGCCGCTCGGAGGGCTCGTCCTCGGCACGGGTCTCGGTGCCGACCCGCTCGGCTGGCTGCTCGGATCATGGTGGGGAGCGGCCGTGGGGCTGCTCGCGATCGGACTCACCGTCGCCGGCCACCTGTGGATCCACTCCCTCGTCGCCGGTGCCGAACGGGCCGGCCGATGAGCATCGTGCTGAGCACTCTCCTCGTCGCCGCGGCGGCCGCGCTCCTCGCGGCACCGTGGGGGCCGCGGTCCCCACGCCGTCGAGCCGCCCGCCCCCTGCCGCGCGTCCGCGCTCGGTCGACCCGGCGGTCGTGATCGACCTGCTCGCGGTCGCACTCCGTGCGGGCGCCTCGATCCCGCAGGCCGTCGGAGTGGTCGGAGCCGCGCTCGGCGGGAACGAGGGGGCACGCCTGGAAACGGCGGCGCGGGCGCTCGAGCTCGGCTCCTCCTGGCCGCAGGCGTGGGGAGACCATCCGCTCGGGGCCACCCTCGAGCCCGCGTGGGGCGACGGCGTGGACCCGACCGGGCTGCTCGTGCAGTCGGCACGGGCCGTCCGGTCCGAACGCCGGTCCGCGGCCCGCTCCGCCGCCGCCCGGCTCGGGGTGCGGCTCGTGCTGCCCGTCGGTCTGTGCCTCCTGCCCGCCTTCGTCCTGCTCGGGCTCGTGCCCGTGCTGGCGAGCTCCGGCCTGAGCCTCCTGGGCTGAACCCGCGGTCACTGTGCCCCACTCGCCGTTCCGGCTGGTCTGCCTGCTGTGCCTGCTGGTCTGCCTGCTGTGTTTGCTGTGCCTGCTCTGCCGCGCTCACCGCGTGCGGCAGACGCCGGGCCGTCCACAGCCTCCCCGCCCCTCCACAGCGCGGGGTCGGGCTCCGGCACGGTCCCGCCCGGATCGGCCACGGTGGGATCGAGCCCGATGGCTCACCCGGGGCCGGGAACCCGGCTTCGGTGATCGAAGGAGAAGGGAGCATCCATGAAGGTGATCAATCAGTTCCGGCGCCTCGTGCGCCGCGGCCGGGCCGGGTACCGGTCACGGTGGCGGCGCGTGCGAGCGATTCCCCAGGCCGGGATGGCAACCGCCGAGTACGCGATCGCGACCCTGGCCGCGGCCGGGTTCGCGGGCCTGCTGCTCGTGATCCTGCGCAGCGATCAGGTGCGCGGGTTCCTGGTGGAGATCATCCAGCGGGCGCTGTCGGTCGGAGGATGAGATGACCACCACCGCGGGCACGCGTCGTGGGAAGGCGCGCGAGGCCGGCGCCGTCACCGCGGAGTTCGCGATCGTGCTGCCCGCGGTGGTGGTGGCGCTGGTGCTCGTGCTCACGGTGCTCGCCGCCGGGGTCACCCGGCTCCAGTGCACCGACGCCGCGCGGGCCGCCACCCGGGCGGCGGCCCTGGGGCAGGGGCGGGAGGAGATCGTGCAGATCGCCGAGGCGAGTGCATCCGCCGCGAGCGTGGCGATCGAGGACGACGCCGCCTGGGTGAGCGTGACCGTCACCTGCCCGGTCGACTTCGCCCTGTTCGCCGGCCCGTGGAGCGTGTACTCGACCTTCACCACGCCGTCCGAGCCGGACGGGAGGGCCCCATGAACGACACGCCTGCCGGTGGGGCGGGCCGGGACCGCGGATCCGCCACCGTCCTCACCCTCGCCGTCGCCTGCGCCGCGCTGCTCGCCGCGATCGTGCTCGCCGGACTCGTGCAGGCATACTCGGCCCGGGCACGGGCCCAGGGCGCGGCGGACCTCGCCGCCCTCGCCGGCGCCGCGCAGGCCGTTCGTGCCGGGGACGGCTGTGGCGCCGCCGGGCAGGTCGCGCGGCGCAACGATGCCCGGATCGCGTCGTGTGTTCAGGACCCGGGCGGTGTCGTGCTGGTGCGAGTCCGGGTGCCCAGCAACCTGCCGCTCCTCGGATCCGGGAACGCGTGGGCCGCCGCGCGCGCGGGACCGGTCCGATGAGGGCGGCGGAGCTCAGCCGAAGGAGCCGGCGAGGAACGTCAACACCCGCACGGCGCCGCTCTTGTCGAGCGGGGAATTCCCGTTGCCGCACTTGGGCGACTGGATGCACAGCGGGCAGCCGCCTGAGCACGGGCAGTCGCGGACCGCCGCGAGCGTCGCCGCGATCCAGTCCCGGGCGGCGTCGAAGCCACGCCGGGCGAAGCCGGACCCGCCGGGGAAGGCGTCGTGCACGAAGACCGTGGGGGCGAACGTGTGCTCGTGCAGCGAGGTCGACAACCCGCCCAGGTCCCAGCGGTCGCACGTGGCCACGAGCCCGAGCAGGGCGATCTGGGCGTGCTCGGCCGCGTGGAGTGCGCCCGGGAGCGACGCGGCGCCCACGCCCGCCTCGGCGAGCGTCTCGGCGGGCACGGTCCACCAGGTGCTCATCGTGTGGAGGGTACGTTCGGGCAGGTCGAGGGTGTAGGAGCCGATGAGGTCCAGCTGCGGCACGCGGCGCCGGTCGAAGCCGGTGACCTGGGTCGTCACCTCGACCGGGCCGTGCTGCCACGTGACCGGGCCGCACGAGCGTTCGGCGCTCACGCCGCCCACCCGGACCCGGGTGTGGGTATGCGGCCGGGTCCGGTGCGGGGCGTTCGACGGCTCCACCACGGCGACGTCACCGGTGTAGGAGAGCACCTCGAACGTCGCGCCCTGGTGCACGTAGACCGCGCCGGCGTGCACCGCGGCGTCGGCGCGGGCCGCATCCACGGTGCCGATCATTCGCCCGGTGGCGGCCTCGACCACCGAGACGGCCGCGCCCCCGCCGCCGCGCAGGTCGGTGAGCGAGGTCGGGGACTCGGGCCGGTCGTAGTTCCAGTACCAGCCCTTGGGGCGCGCCCGCAGCAGGCCCCGGGCCACGAGCTCGGCGAGGAGGGCGCGCAGCGTGGCCTGCGCCCCCGCGGGATCCGGCGTGCCCGCCGCCCGCGTCGGCGGGGCGGGCTCCGCCGGCGCGAACCAGGTCAGGTCGGCCTCCGTCAGCGGCAGCTCCGCCGCTGCAGCGCACAGGTGCGGGGCGAGGACGTGCGGGTTCTGCGGATCGAAGGTCGACAGTTCGACGCCGGAGGAGAAGACCGCCTCGGGGTGGTGCACGAGGTAGGCGTCGAGCGGGTTCTCGGAGGCGATGAGCACCGTCAGCCCCTCCGCCCCCGCCCGGCCGGCCCGCCCGGCCTGCTGCCAGAACGAGGCGTGGGTGCCGGGCCAGCCCGCGATCACCACGGCGTCCAGGCCTGTGATGTCCACGCCCAGCTCGAGCGCGTTCGTGGTCGCGACGCCGAGCAGGCCGCCCCCACGCAGCCCGCGTTCCAGGGCCCGACGCTCCTCCGGCAGATACCCGCCGCGGTAGGCCGCCACACTCGCGGGGTTCCCGCCCCGGCGCTCCACGTATTCCCGCGTCAGGGTCGCGATCGTCTCGGCCCCGATCCGCGAGCGGGTGAACACGAGCGCGCGCCGGCCCCGGCCCACGAGCTCGGCGAGCAGGTCGGCCGCCTCCACAAGGGTCGATCGGCGCGGCCCGGCCTCCTCGGCGGCCGGGTTGCCCGTGCCATCGGTGCCATCCGTGCCATCGGGGCCGGCTGGGCCATCGGGGCCGGCTGGGCCACCTGGGCCATCTGGGCCATCTGTGCCGCCCGTGCCGCCGGTGTTGCCCGTGTCCGCCGGGGCATCGACCGGCGGCGGCTGCCAGAGCACCACCGTGCGCTGCCCGACCGGAGAGGTGCCCGTCGTCACCGCGGTCACCCGATCGGCGGGCACACCGATGAGCCGGGCGGCGGTCGGCCCCGGATTCGCGGCCGTGGCCGAGGCGACGATCACCTGGGGCGAGGCCCCGTAGTGCGCGGCGAGCCGCAGCAGCCGGCGCAGCACGAGGGAGACGTGCGCGCCGGTCATGCCCCGATAGGAATGCATCTCGTCCACGACGACGTAGCGCAGGCCCCGCAGCAGCCGCGCCCAGCGGGAGGCCCGCGGCAGGAGCGAGAAGTGGAGCAGATCCGGGTTGGTCAGCACGAGATCGGCCCAGTCGCGGGCCCAGTCCCGCTCCGCCACGGGCGTGTCCCCGTCGACGGTCACGGCACGCACGTCCCGGATCCCGGCGGCCTCGAGCAGCCCGGTCAGGCCCGCGAGCTGATCGGCGGCCAGGGCCTTGGTGGGACTCAGGTAGATGGTCGTCGGGCGATGCGTCAGCCGCGAGATCCGCCCGCTCACGGTGTGGGCGCGGATCGCGGAGACCGCCGCCGCCCACGCGACGAGCGACTTGCCCGATCCGGTCGGTGTCGCGAGCGCCAGGTGCCGCCCCTGCGCGAGCGCGGCGAGCCCGCGGACCTGGTGCGCCCACGGCCGCGTGATCCCGCGCGCCCCGTAGCCGGCGACGAGCGCGGGGTCGACCCAGTCCGGCCACGGCTCGACGGCCCCGGGGCGCGCGGGCAGCACCTCGACGTGCACCGCGCACTCATCCCACCGTCGCCCGCCCAACACCCCACCATTGTCGCCGCTGCCGGCCGCGGCGGCGACGGTTCGGACCGGGCCCGCCGCGCCCCGATCCGAAGACCTCGCGCGAAGGTCGGCGGCGGCGGTTAGACTCGCGCTGTCTGTCCCTCACGGTCAACGGGCCGTGCGTGCAGGGGGCTACGTCAAGGAGGACGCATTCATGCTCGAGACCTCGAGTCTGGTCATCGTGGGGGCGATCGCCGTCATCGCCGTGATCGCGCTCATCATCGCCGTCGTGCTCAGACGCCAGGTGCTGGCGGCCGGCGAGGGCACCACGTCGATGCAGGAGATCGCCAAGGCGATCCAGGAGGGGGCCGCGGCGTACCTGAGCCGACAATTCCGCACCCTCGCGATCTTCGCCGTCGTCGTGTTCGGGCTCCTGTTCCTCCTGCCCGGGGACGCCGGGATCCGGGTCGGCCGATCCATCGCGTTCCTCGTCGGGGCCGGATTCTCGGCCACCATCGGCTACCTGGGCATGTGGCTCGCCACCCGCGCGAACGTGCGCGTGGCCGCCGCCTCGACCCGGCCCGGCGGGCACGCCGAGGGCGCCCGGATCGCGTTCCGCACCGGCGGATCGGTGGGCATGAGCGTCGTCGGGCTCGGGCTGCTCGGCGCCGCAGCGGTCGTGCTCATCTACCGCGAGAGTGCCCCGGCCGTGCTCGAGGGCTTCGGCTTCGGAGCAGCGCTGCTGGCGATGTTCATGCGGGTCGGGGGCGGGATCTTCACCAAGGCCGCCGACGTCGGCGCCGACCTCGTGGGCAAGGTGGAGAACAACATTCCCGAGGACGACCCCCGCAACGCCGCCACCATCGCCGACAACGTCGGCGACAACGTCGGCGACTGCGCGGGCATGGCCGCCGACCTCTTCGAGTCCTACGCCGTCATGCTCGTCGCGGCACTCATCCTCGGCAAGGCGACCATGGGCGAGGAGGGCCTCATCTTCCCGCTCATCGTCACCGCCGTGGGGGCACTCGTGGCCGTGCTCGGCGTCGCGATCACCCGGGTACGCGGGAACGAGGACGGCCTCAAGGCCATCTATCGGGGCTTCTACATCTCGGCCGTCATCGGCGCCGCACTCGCCGCGATCGCGGCCTTCGTGTACCTGCCCTCATCCTTCGCCGAGCTCGTGCCGGGATCGGCCACCGACCTCGCCTCCCACCCGGGCGACCCCCGCCTCGCGGCCGCCGGGGCCGTCGTCATCGGCGTCGTGCTCGCGGGGATCATCCTGTGGCTCACCGGATACTTCACCGGCACCACGAACACCCCCACGAAGACCGTCGCGGCCACGTCCCGCACGGGTGCGGCGACCGTCGTGCTCTCCGGCATCGGCGTCGGGTTCGAATCGGCCGTGTACACCACGGGCATCATCGCCGCCGCGCTGTGCGGGGCGTTCCTGCTCGCGGGCGGATCGATCTGGCTCGCGCTCTTCCTCGTCGCCCTCGCCGGCTGCGGACTCCTCACGACCGTGGGTGTCATCGTGGCGATGGACACCTTCGGGCCCGTGAGCGACAACGCCCAGGGGATCGCCGAGATGAGCGGGGACGCCTCGCCCGAGGCCGCCCAGATCCTCACCGACCTGGACGCCGCCGGCAACACCACCAAGGCGATCACCAAGGGCATCGCGATCGCCACCGCCGTGCTCGCCGCGACCGCGCTGTTCGGCTCCTACGGCGACGCGGTCTCGACCGCGCTGGCGAAGATCGGCGACGCCGCCGCGGCCGGAGGGGACTCCCTCGTCGGGGCGATGCTCGACTACGAGATCATCTCCCCGATCACGCTCGTGGGCACCATCCTCGGTGCCGCCGTCGTCTTCCTGTTCTCCGGCCTGGCGATCGACGCCGTCACCCGCGCCGCGGGCGCCATCGTGTTCGAGGTGCGGCGGCAGTTCCGCAAGTTCCCCGGCATCATGACCGGTGAGACCCGACCCGAGTACGGCCGGGTCGTCGACATCTGCACGAAGGACTCGCTGCGCGAACTGGCCACACCCGGGCTGCTCGCCGCGTTCGCCCCGATCGCCGTCGGCTTCGGGCTCGGGGTCGGCCCGCTCGCGGGATTCCTCGGCGGGGCGATCGCGGCCGGGGTGCTCATGGCGGTGTTCCTCGCCAACTCCGGTGGCGCGTGGGACAACGCCAAGAAGCTCGTGGAGGACGGCGCCTACGGCGGCAAGAACTCCCCGGCGCACGAGGCCGTCATCATCGGCGACACCGTCGGCGACCCGTTCAAGGACACCGCGGGCCCGGCGATCAACCCGCTCATCAAGGTGATGAACCTCGTCTCGCTCCTCATCGCCCCCGCGGTCGTGGCCATGAGCGTGCCCGCCGACGCCAACCACGGCCTGCGGATCGCGATCGCGATCGTGGCCGCGGTCATCGCGGTGGCCGCGATCTTCGTCTCCCGGATGCGCTCGTCGCGGGAGGACTCCTTCGCCGACCCGATCGAGGAGCCGGAGTCCGTGCGCCGCTGAGCCAGTCCGTGCGCAGCCGAGCCACCGCTCCGCAACCGACCCGCCGCCCCGCGACGCTCAACCACACGCAGCCCGCCGCCGATCCACGGCGGCGGGCTGCGTCGTCCCCAGGCGGGAGGGCCGGCGCCGGCTCACCAGGAGGGCGGGCGGTCAGTCCGTCACATGAGGGGTGGTCGGGGAGGCGGGGGTGGTGCGCGGCAGGCGCAGCGGCAGGAAGACGAGCAGGCCGGCGAGGAGCACGGCGAGGATGCCGAGGATCCCCATCCGCGGATTGTCGGTGGCCCGCACGAGGGTCGTGTACAGCGCCGGCGCGAGGAAGCTGATGGCCCGCCCGCTGGTGGCGTACAGGCCGAAGTTCTCCCCGGCCTGCTCCGCGGTGGACCTCCGCGCGAGCGCCGACCGGGAGGCCGACTGCACCGGGCCGACGAGCGC
The window above is part of the Pseudactinotalea sp. HY158 genome. Proteins encoded here:
- a CDS encoding type II secretion system F family protein gives rise to the protein MIDLLAVALRAGASIPQAVGVVGAALGGNEGARLETAARALELGSSWPQAWGDHPLGATLEPAWGDGVDPTGLLVQSARAVRSERRSAARSAAARLGVRLVLPVGLCLLPAFVLLGLVPVLASSGLSLLG
- a CDS encoding sodium-translocating pyrophosphatase: MLETSSLVIVGAIAVIAVIALIIAVVLRRQVLAAGEGTTSMQEIAKAIQEGAAAYLSRQFRTLAIFAVVVFGLLFLLPGDAGIRVGRSIAFLVGAGFSATIGYLGMWLATRANVRVAAASTRPGGHAEGARIAFRTGGSVGMSVVGLGLLGAAAVVLIYRESAPAVLEGFGFGAALLAMFMRVGGGIFTKAADVGADLVGKVENNIPEDDPRNAATIADNVGDNVGDCAGMAADLFESYAVMLVAALILGKATMGEEGLIFPLIVTAVGALVAVLGVAITRVRGNEDGLKAIYRGFYISAVIGAALAAIAAFVYLPSSFAELVPGSATDLASHPGDPRLAAAGAVVIGVVLAGIILWLTGYFTGTTNTPTKTVAATSRTGAATVVLSGIGVGFESAVYTTGIIAAALCGAFLLAGGSIWLALFLVALAGCGLLTTVGVIVAMDTFGPVSDNAQGIAEMSGDASPEAAQILTDLDAAGNTTKAITKGIAIATAVLAATALFGSYGDAVSTALAKIGDAAAAGGDSLVGAMLDYEIISPITLVGTILGAAVVFLFSGLAIDAVTRAAGAIVFEVRRQFRKFPGIMTGETRPEYGRVVDICTKDSLRELATPGLLAAFAPIAVGFGLGVGPLAGFLGGAIAAGVLMAVFLANSGGAWDNAKKLVEDGAYGGKNSPAHEAVIIGDTVGDPFKDTAGPAINPLIKVMNLVSLLIAPAVVAMSVPADANHGLRIAIAIVAAVIAVAAIFVSRMRSSREDSFADPIEEPESVRR
- a CDS encoding DEAD/DEAH box helicase encodes the protein MHVEVLPARPGAVEPWPDWVDPALVAGYGARGITRPWAHQVRGLAALAQGRHLALATPTGSGKSLVAWAAAVSAIRAHTVSGRISRLTHRPTTIYLSPTKALAADQLAGLTGLLEAAGIRDVRAVTVDGDTPVAERDWARDWADLVLTNPDLLHFSLLPRASRWARLLRGLRYVVVDEMHSYRGMTGAHVSLVLRRLLRLAAHYGASPQVIVASATAANPGPTAARLIGVPADRVTAVTTGTSPVGQRTVVLWQPPPVDAPADTGNTGGTGGTDGPDGPGGPAGPDGPAGPDGTDGTDGTGNPAAEEAGPRRSTLVEAADLLAELVGRGRRALVFTRSRIGAETIATLTREYVERRGGNPASVAAYRGGYLPEERRALERGLRGGGLLGVATTNALELGVDITGLDAVVIAGWPGTHASFWQQAGRAGRAGAEGLTVLIASENPLDAYLVHHPEAVFSSGVELSTFDPQNPHVLAPHLCAAAAELPLTEADLTWFAPAEPAPPTRAAGTPDPAGAQATLRALLAELVARGLLRARPKGWYWNYDRPESPTSLTDLRGGGGAAVSVVEAATGRMIGTVDAARADAAVHAGAVYVHQGATFEVLSYTGDVAVVEPSNAPHRTRPHTHTRVRVGGVSAERSCGPVTWQHGPVEVTTQVTGFDRRRVPQLDLIGSYTLDLPERTLHTMSTWWTVPAETLAEAGVGAASLPGALHAAEHAQIALLGLVATCDRWDLGGLSTSLHEHTFAPTVFVHDAFPGGSGFARRGFDAARDWIAATLAAVRDCPCSGGCPLCIQSPKCGNGNSPLDKSGAVRVLTFLAGSFG
- a CDS encoding DUF4244 domain-containing protein, translated to MKVINQFRRLVRRGRAGYRSRWRRVRAIPQAGMATAEYAIATLAAAGFAGLLLVILRSDQVRGFLVEIIQRALSVGG
- a CDS encoding TadA family conjugal transfer-associated ATPase, producing the protein MSPPQGPRELEGIRERLVSAGGSLTGAVRAAPARSDAATWGLLRDAAAEIHGAGRIVQPLLDDPAVTDVLVNGEAAIWVDRGRGLERTGTRIEDARGFAVRLATLAGQRLDEAAPIVDGRLPDGTRLHAVLPPLVDGGVHISLRTGNRRARRWQDLIAAGFLHPRLAEIVDRLRSRRANMLVSGAAGVGKTTLVAAVLSRVPSSERIVIIEEAAELAPDHPHVVHLQGRPPNVQGAGAVALADLVRAAMRMRPDRLVLGECRGAEVREVLSALNTGHDGGLATVHANAATDVPARLLALGALAGMEAAAVAAQATAAIDALVHLRRDSSGRRYLDHVATFTADFRAERAVTVTAAGLRYGPGWQALAARLDGVDVGAGHRADGGVDGGADDAGVAPAPGGG
- a CDS encoding TadE family type IV pilus minor pilin, with protein sequence MTTTAGTRRGKAREAGAVTAEFAIVLPAVVVALVLVLTVLAAGVTRLQCTDAARAATRAAALGQGREEIVQIAEASASAASVAIEDDAAWVSVTVTCPVDFALFAGPWSVYSTFTTPSEPDGRAP
- a CDS encoding type II secretion protein F, with amino-acid sequence MGGSAWPAWAAIVAAMSLWAVPGVPRAARSMRRARSRWSLARMLESHLRAVRRARSTGRPENEVGTVLVAVAARLRAGMAPEVAWQRSLRGASPPVAEALRAELTGVDTRNTRRRGGRSRGAAVRTAVDSAMAAREVAAGLGAELAVVLDACADGIEEAGRAASDRAGALGGPRATARLLGWLPLGGLVLGTGLGADPLGWLLGSWWGAAVGLLAIGLTVAGHLWIHSLVAGAERAGR
- a CDS encoding Rv3654c family TadE-like protein; its protein translation is MNDTPAGGAGRDRGSATVLTLAVACAALLAAIVLAGLVQAYSARARAQGAADLAALAGAAQAVRAGDGCGAAGQVARRNDARIASCVQDPGGVVLVRVRVPSNLPLLGSGNAWAAARAGPVR